From Rhodococcus sp. B7740:
GCATTGCACCGCGACGAACGGCGGCACCCGCACCTCAACCGAGGATCCCGGCGCGTTCTGCCCGAGAGTTCGGGCAGTGGTGCGTACCGCTGCGGCGATCTGCGCCCGCGCAGGCTTGTCCGCCTCGCCCTTGATCCAGTCCTCGACGGCCAGCACGGCGTCGCGTACCTCGGCGGGGCCGACTTCCTTGTGTGGTGGCACTACGTCGAACTCCTGTCGTTCGCAGCGAGATGCGCCAGAACGGCGCCGCCGGCGTTGAGGAAGTAATGCAGCAAGGCCGGCGCGAGCACACTCCCGCTACGGGCTCGCAGCCACGAGAACACCACCCCCGCCGCGGCCGTCGCCACGACCGTCCCGACCACGGTGTCACCGGCCGCGCGAGCGGGGTGAATGTGCCAGAGCCCGAAGAAGATCGGCGACAGAGCGGGCGATGCAGCGTCGAGCACACCGCGAAAGAGCAACTCCTCGGTGAGCACGGTTCCCACCGGGATTCGAAACAGAACCCACTCCGCAAGCTCGTCCGCGGACGGCCGGACCCGGCGTCGCAACGCGGGAATCGCGGCCACGACGGCCGATCCGAGTACCGGAACGGCCGACGCCGCCGCGCCCCACTTCACGCCTGCAACCGTGTTGCGCAATCCCAGTTGCGCGGCGCTGCGGCCCGAGACCGCCGCAACGGCCACCGCGAACGAGGCATTGGCCACCGCCCGTCCACGGGCACCGAGGCCTGCCGAGGGCAGCACGACCGTGCTCCACGCCGTCGTTGCGGAGCCGATCGCCAACGCCTCGGTGGTCACTTCTCGGGACCGTCTCGGCCGGCGAACTGCTCCATGACTCCGCGGACTCGTTCGGTGTCGCGGTCGGTCCACCCCTCCGGCGCGGCGACGGCAACCCAGCCGTCGAGCACGAGGGTTCCGTAATTGTGGCCGTGCCCGTCGGGAACGCCCGCAGCGTTGGTCAGGTCGGCGGCCACCTGCCAGAAGGTGACGACCGGGAACCACCGCATACTCGGCAGCCGGTCCGGACCGGGTGGCTCGGACAACCAGTCGGGACGCTCGAACAGCAGATCGGGTGACCACCAGACCACCGGATCCGACGCGTGCTGGACGTAGAGGATTCTCGGTTCGTACCAGGGCTGATCCTCCGGCGGGATGCCCGACGAGTTGTCGGCGAATCGGACCGTCAGTCCCTCGGAGTAGACCGGCCGAACCTCGGGGCTTCCCGGGTCGCGTCGGCTGACGAACTGACTCCAGATGCGGTTGTTGTTCGGTGGCCCCACCCACAGCACGCCGTCGGTGGTGTCCCGGATGTCGGCCAACCCGTCGAACGCGCCCTCGCCCGCCTGGGTGCCGAGGCTCTCGCCGTAGACGTAGAACTTGGGGCGGGTGGCCTCCGGTTCCTGCAGCCAGCGGTCGTGCACCTTGTCGATCAGAGCTCTGCCCGCCTGCGCGGCCTTGTCGCCCTCCGCGATGAAGGAGATCCAACTCGGCAGGTAGGAGTACTGGGATGCGACGGTGGCGACATCGCCGTCGAACATGAGCTCTTCGGCTTCGATGGCGGTGGGATTGACCCATCCGGTTCCGGTGGTCGGAACGACGACGAGAGCCGCGCGCTGGAATGCCCCGGTACGTTCGAGTTCTGCGACCACGATGTTCAGTCGCTCGTCCTGGGTCTCGGCGGTTTCCAGGCCGGCGTACGCCCTGATCGGCTCGAGGCTGGGACGGCCGGTGGCCCGCTCCATCTCGTCGGCGCGCAGTCCGCTGGAGACGAAGTTGCGGCCCTCGAATCCGAGGGTGTCCCACGGTGCCAACGAGTTCGGACTACCGGAGCGTTCGTCGGCCACGGGTTGTTCTGCACCGTCGCGGGTTTCGTCGTTCTGCAGGCTGAAAGCCGAGTTGGTGACCTCGGAGACGGCCCGGAGCAGGACGCCCTGAACCAGCGCTACGGACAGCACGACGAGGACGACGACTCCGAGCGCGTTGGCAACTTCGCGTGGCATCTTCACGACGCGGTTTATCTGCCGGGCGAGCAGCCGAACGAGGTCGCGCAACACCCGCCACACCGAAATCAACAGCGCCGCAACGGCGATACTGAGTGCACCGGTTCGGAAGTATCCCGTGGTGGTGGTACCCTCGGCGTCCATCAGTGCGGCCAGCTCACGCTGCCATTCCGCCGAGATCGCCAACATGATCATCGACGCTGCGATCGCGAGGACGGGTACGGCGACCTTGACGGCAAGTTCGATCTTGCGCGGCAACGGCCACCACGATCGGGACGAGAGCCACCAACGGGTGACAGCCCATCCCACCGCCACGCCGAATGCGTAGCCGATGGCCGCGTTGATACCGCCGATGATGCCCTGGAACAACCATCCCCGCGGGAGCAGTGACGGAGTCAACGACCAGCAGAAGAACAACGCGCCGAACGCAATTCCGGTGAAGTCCAGGCGCAGCAGGCCCCAGGCCCACATGACGAACGGGTGCTTGTCCGGTGAGGGAACCACGGACTCGAGCGTCGGCAGGTGGTAGCGGTGATGCTCGTTCTGCTCGAGTGCGGAGTCGGGCTCGGCGAGCTGCTGCTCCGATGTGTGTCCCCCCACCTCGGTCAGCCGAAGAGTCTGGGAAGAGTGCTCTCGAACGTCTCGCGCAGTTCCGTCATCGGGACGGAGAACTGCCCTTGCACCTCGATCGAATCCGAGCCCTCGTCGACGACGCCGATGCGCACCCACGGCAGACCGCGGGCGGTGCACATGCCGGTGAAGCGAGTCTCTTCCGTGCGCGGTACGGCGACCAGTACGCGGCCCGAGGACTCGGAGAACAGTGTCACGAACGGATCGGCGCCCTCGGGAACGATGATGCGGCAACCGGTTTCACCGGCCAGAGCAGCTTCGACGACGGCCTGCGCGAGGCCACCCTCGGACAGATCGTGGGCTGCCGAGACCAGTCCGTCACGCGAGGACGAGAGCAAGATGTCTGCCAGCAGTTGCTCACGGGCGAGATCGACCTTGGGCGGCACGCCGCCGAGGTGGTCGTGCTCGACCTGCGCCCAGATGGACCCGTCGAACTCGTCGTGGGTGTCGCCGAGCAGGATCAGCGTCTCGCCGGGCTCGAGTCCGAGGCCGGTGGGGATGCGGCGATGCACGTCGTCGATGACGCCGAGTACACCGACGACGGGCGTCGGCAGGATCGGCTCTGCACCGGTCTGGTTGTAGAAGCTGACGTTGCCGCCGGTCACTGGAATACCGAGGGTGACGCAGCCGTCTGCCAGTCCGCGCACGGCCTGCTGGAACTGCCACATGACACCCGGATCCTCGGGCGAGCCGAAGTTCAGGCAGTTGGTGACGGCCTTGGGCGTCGAGCCGGTGACAGCGACGTTGCGGAACGCCTCGGCGAGCGCGAGCTGCGCGCCCTGGTAGGGATCGAGTGCGGTGTAGCGGCCCGACGCGTCGGTGGCCAAAGCGATTCCGCGACCGGTCTTCTCGTCGATGCGGATGACGCCTGCGTCGGCGTTCTCGGCGAGGACGGTGTTTCCGCGCACGTAGCGGTCGTACTGCTCGGTGATGAATCGACGGCTGCACAGCTGCGGCGAGCCGATCATCTTCAGCAGCGTCGCCCGCAGCTCGTCACCGGTCTCCGGACGCTTCAGCGACGCCGTGGTGTTCGCGACCAGATCGTCCTGGGTGGCGGGTCGCTGCACGGGACGGTTGTACACCGGTCCCTCGTGCGCAACGGTCTTCGGCGGAACGTCGACCACGGTCTCGCCGTGCCACGTGATCTGCAGATGCTCGCCGTCGGTGACCTCACCGATGACGGTGGCCAACACGTCCCACTTCTTGCAGACAGCCATGAATGCATCGACGTTCTCGGGCGTCACCACGGCGCACATGCGCTCCTGGGATTCGCTCGACAGCACCTCGGCGGGCGTCATGCCGGTGGCGCGCATCGGCACCTTCTCCAGCTCGATGTGCATGCCGCCACTACCCGCCGAGGCGAGTTCGGAAGTGGCACAGGACAATCCGGCACCGCCGAGATCCTGGATGCCGACGACCAACTTGTTGGAGTACAGCTCGAGGCAGGCTTCGATGAGCACCTTCTCGGTGAACGGATCGCCGACCTGAACGGCCGGGAGCTTCTTACGGCCCCCGCCGGTCTCGTCCCCATCGAACGTCTCCGAGGCCAGCACGGACACGCCGCCGATGCCGTCGAGACCGGTTCGTGCGCCGAACAGAATGATCTTGTTGCCCAGGCCCGACGCGAACGCCAGATGCATGTCCTCGACACGCATGACGCCGGCACACAGAGCGTTGAGCAGGGGGTTACCGGCGTAGGAGGCGTCGAACACCGTCTCGCCGCCGATGTTCGGCAGTCCGAGCGAGTTTCCGTAACCGCCGACACCCGCGACGATGCCGCTCAGGACACGGCGCGTGTCGGGTGCATCGGCGGCACCGAATCGCAGCTGGTCCATGACGGCGATCGGGCGGGCACCCATGGCCATGATGTCGCGGACGATGCCGCCGACGCCGGTCGCTGCACCCTGATAGGGCTCGACGTACGACGGGTGATTGTGGCTCTCGACCTTGAACGTGACGGCCCAACCGTCACCGACGTCGACGACGCCCGCGTTCTCACCGATACCCGCGAGCATCGGCTTGCGCATCTCGTCGGTGGTGGTCTCGCCGAAGTACTTCAGGTGCACCTTCGAGGACTTGTACGAGCAGTGCTCGCTCCACATGACGGAATACATCGCCAATTCGGCGTCGGTGGGCCGACGGCCGAGGATTTCCTTGATGCGGACGTATTCGTCGTCCTTGAGTCCGAGTTCTTTGTACGGCTGCGCAACGTCGGGGGTGGCGACGGCGTTGGAGACGGTGTCTGTGGGTACAGAGCTAGCGGACACGAGGAATAGGTCCCTTCGATGGAGCGAAATGCCAGGGAGAGTCTATCGGGACCCGCAGACATGTACGGCATCGGTCGTGCAGGGCCGAGCGTCGCCTCGTGCGAACATCACCTGATGGACATCGCGCTGACCGAGAACGATCTGGACGAAACAGGCGTCATCGACCCGTCGATGGTGGCCAAGGGAGTCGACGTTCCGCCGAAAGCCGTCGTCTGTTTCTTCTCCGAGGTGATCGAGAGCATCTGCGCGAAAGGCGACGCCCGAGTCGTGTCGGTCATGCGCTCCGAGCACGGCGAACACCCCGTCTACGAGATCGAACGACACGGAGAGAAGCTCGCCGTGTTCCACCCCGGCGTCGGTGCGCCGTTGGCGGCACTGTTCCTCGAAGAGGCCATCGCGATGGGATGCACCCAGTTCGTGGCCGTCGGCGGTGCGGGAGCACTGTCCGACGACCTGGGCATGGGACACGTGATGGTGGTCGACAGCGCCGTCCGCGACGAGGGCACCTCGTTCCACTACCTGCCGCCGGGCCGCGTGGTCGACGCCGACCCGGCAGGCGTGGCCGTGCTGCAATCCGTACTGACCGACGCCGGAGTCGACTTCGTCACCGGGCGTTCCTGGACCACCGATGCGCTCTACCGGGAGACCCGTGCCCGCGTCTCCCGCCGAGTCGAAGAAGGCTGCCGAACCGTCGACATGGAGGCCTCGGCCTTCTGCGCCGTGGCCCGATTCCGCGGAGTGCGATTCGCGCAACTGCTGTACGCCGGCGACTCCCTCGCCGCCGACTGGGATCACCGCGGCTGGACCAAGGCGACGACAGTGCGCGAACAATTGTTCTGGCTCGCGGCAGATGCGTGCCTGCAACTGAGCCCGGTCTAGCCGAGTCGCGGGTTCACCGATCCTGGGTTGCCGGCTCACCCCTTGCCCACCCCCCGGCCCCCGCAAACGCGCGCGCGTTTGCCATACGCGCGCGGAATTGCCACCGAGCGGGTTACGAATCCGCGCGCACCTGACGAATGCGCGTGCGTTTGCGACTGGCCGACCGAGAAACGGGGAACGGGGAACGCCGAACGATGTTGCGCCGCGGTATTCAGCTTCCGCCCACACCCTCCGCCCCCCGACCCCCGCAAATGCGCGCGCGTTTGCCATACGCGCGCGAAATCGCCACCGAGCGGGTCACGAATCCGCGCGCACCCGACGACTGCGCGCGCGTTTGCGACTGGCCGACCGAGAAACGGGGAACGGGGAACGCCGAACGGGGTCGCGCCGCGGTATTCAGCTTCCGCCCACACCCTCCGCCCCCGACCCCCGCAAATGCGCGCGCGTTTGCCATACGCGCGCAGAATTGCCACCGCACGGGTCACGAATCCGCGCGCACCTGACGAATGCGCGCGCGTTTGCGCCGCCGATCGAGCTCAGGCAGGAGCCAAGAATGCCGCCAACGCGTCGGCGTATGCCTTCACGTCGGCAGCTCCCATCAATTCTCGTGACGAGTGCATGGCCAGCTGCGCTGCTCCCACGTCCACCGTCGACAGGCCGGTGCGCGATGCGGTGATGGGTCCGATGGTCGATCCGCACGGTAGATCGGCGCGATGTACGTAGCGCTGCATGGGAACCCCGGCCTGGTCGCAGGCGAGCGCGAAGGCACCAGCTCCCGCGGAATCCGTTGCGTAGCGCAGATTCTGGTTGACCTTGAGCACCGGTCCCCCACCGAGTTCGATGCGATGCGCGGGCTCGTGCCGGTCCGGGTAGTTGGGATGCGTCGCGTGCGCCATATCGCCTGAGGCACAGATGGATCCGGCCATCGTGCGCAGGAATTCCTCACGCCCACCGCCGCGTCCGAGCACGATGCGCTCGAGTACGGTGTTCAGCAGGTCCGAGAACGCGCCGCGGTCGGACATACTGCCGACTTCCTCGTGGTCGAACAGTGCCAGCACCGGCGTGACTGCGGTCGGATTGTCCACTGCGGCAAGCAAAGCCTGAGTTCCGGCGTAGCAGGTTCCTTGATTGTCCAGACGCGGCGCACTGACCAGTTCGGACTCGACGCCCACGACGGCACTGGGTGCGAGGTCGTGGGTCATCAACTCCCAACCCAGTACCGAATGCGGGTCGACGCCTTCTCTTTCGGCGACGTAGGCGATGAACGACTGAGGTGAATTGCCGACGCCCCAAATGGCATTGACGTGTCGCTGCGGATCGAGGGTGACGCCCTTGCGATCCTCGGACAGGTGGATTGCCAGCTGCGGAACTCGCAGAATGGGCTCGTCGACCTTCACCAGTACCTCGCGGGCGGTGTTGCCGTCGCGCACACTCAACCGGCCGGAGATACCCAGATCGCGATCGAGCCAGGAGTTGAGCCAGGCACCACCGTACGGTTCGAGGCCCACCATCTGCCAGCCCGCGGATTGCAGATCTGGATGCTGCTTCACCCGAAGATTCGGGCTGTCGGTGTGCCCGCCGACGATTCGGAAGGGGCCGTCAGGAGTGGAGCCTGCGGAACGACCCGAATTACTGTGCTCGGTACTCCACGCGACGAGTGATCCGCCACGAACGAGGTAGTAGCGGCCCGGGTCCGTCGACCAGGCGTCGGTCTCCTCGAGGCGTACGAAACCGGCGTCCTCGAGCTGCACCGACACCGTGTTGCAGACGTGGAACGGTGACGGCGAGACGTCGACGAAGTTGCAGAGACCGGTGGCGGAGGCGTGAGTCGACATGGGAACCATTGTGGCAGCCGCCGCGTCGAACACCTCGAGAGCACACACCGACCGGGGGGACGACGTCATGAAATTTCATTCTTTGCCCGACTACGGCGCAGTTCACGCGACCACATTCGC
This genomic window contains:
- a CDS encoding alpha/beta-hydrolase family protein, with the translated sequence MPTLESVVPSPDKHPFVMWAWGLLRLDFTGIAFGALFFCWSLTPSLLPRGWLFQGIIGGINAAIGYAFGVAVGWAVTRWWLSSRSWWPLPRKIELAVKVAVPVLAIAASMIMLAISAEWQRELAALMDAEGTTTTGYFRTGALSIAVAALLISVWRVLRDLVRLLARQINRVVKMPREVANALGVVVLVVLSVALVQGVLLRAVSEVTNSAFSLQNDETRDGAEQPVADERSGSPNSLAPWDTLGFEGRNFVSSGLRADEMERATGRPSLEPIRAYAGLETAETQDERLNIVVAELERTGAFQRAALVVVPTTGTGWVNPTAIEAEELMFDGDVATVASQYSYLPSWISFIAEGDKAAQAGRALIDKVHDRWLQEPEATRPKFYVYGESLGTQAGEGAFDGLADIRDTTDGVLWVGPPNNNRIWSQFVSRRDPGSPEVRPVYSEGLTVRFADNSSGIPPEDQPWYEPRILYVQHASDPVVWWSPDLLFERPDWLSEPPGPDRLPSMRWFPVVTFWQVAADLTNAAGVPDGHGHNYGTLVLDGWVAVAAPEGWTDRDTERVRGVMEQFAGRDGPEK
- a CDS encoding CPBP family intramembrane glutamic endopeptidase, producing MTTEALAIGSATTAWSTVVLPSAGLGARGRAVANASFAVAVAAVSGRSAAQLGLRNTVAGVKWGAAASAVPVLGSAVVAAIPALRRRVRPSADELAEWVLFRIPVGTVLTEELLFRGVLDAASPALSPIFFGLWHIHPARAAGDTVVGTVVATAAAGVVFSWLRARSGSVLAPALLHYFLNAGGAVLAHLAANDRSST
- a CDS encoding nucleoside phosphorylase, with the translated sequence MDIALTENDLDETGVIDPSMVAKGVDVPPKAVVCFFSEVIESICAKGDARVVSVMRSEHGEHPVYEIERHGEKLAVFHPGVGAPLAALFLEEAIAMGCTQFVAVGGAGALSDDLGMGHVMVVDSAVRDEGTSFHYLPPGRVVDADPAGVAVLQSVLTDAGVDFVTGRSWTTDALYRETRARVSRRVEEGCRTVDMEASAFCAVARFRGVRFAQLLYAGDSLAADWDHRGWTKATTVREQLFWLAADACLQLSPV
- the purL gene encoding phosphoribosylformylglycinamidine synthase subunit PurL, with protein sequence MSASSVPTDTVSNAVATPDVAQPYKELGLKDDEYVRIKEILGRRPTDAELAMYSVMWSEHCSYKSSKVHLKYFGETTTDEMRKPMLAGIGENAGVVDVGDGWAVTFKVESHNHPSYVEPYQGAATGVGGIVRDIMAMGARPIAVMDQLRFGAADAPDTRRVLSGIVAGVGGYGNSLGLPNIGGETVFDASYAGNPLLNALCAGVMRVEDMHLAFASGLGNKIILFGARTGLDGIGGVSVLASETFDGDETGGGRKKLPAVQVGDPFTEKVLIEACLELYSNKLVVGIQDLGGAGLSCATSELASAGSGGMHIELEKVPMRATGMTPAEVLSSESQERMCAVVTPENVDAFMAVCKKWDVLATVIGEVTDGEHLQITWHGETVVDVPPKTVAHEGPVYNRPVQRPATQDDLVANTTASLKRPETGDELRATLLKMIGSPQLCSRRFITEQYDRYVRGNTVLAENADAGVIRIDEKTGRGIALATDASGRYTALDPYQGAQLALAEAFRNVAVTGSTPKAVTNCLNFGSPEDPGVMWQFQQAVRGLADGCVTLGIPVTGGNVSFYNQTGAEPILPTPVVGVLGVIDDVHRRIPTGLGLEPGETLILLGDTHDEFDGSIWAQVEHDHLGGVPPKVDLAREQLLADILLSSSRDGLVSAAHDLSEGGLAQAVVEAALAGETGCRIIVPEGADPFVTLFSESSGRVLVAVPRTEETRFTGMCTARGLPWVRIGVVDEGSDSIEVQGQFSVPMTELRETFESTLPRLFG
- a CDS encoding sterol carrier family protein, giving the protein MPPHKEVGPAEVRDAVLAVEDWIKGEADKPARAQIAAAVRTTARTLGQNAPGSSVEVRVPPFVAVQCIVGPRHTRGTPPNVVETDALTWLQVVTGIRNFADALADGSIDASGSRAAEVGRWLPLMSIR
- a CDS encoding M18 family aminopeptidase codes for the protein MVPMSTHASATGLCNFVDVSPSPFHVCNTVSVQLEDAGFVRLEETDAWSTDPGRYYLVRGGSLVAWSTEHSNSGRSAGSTPDGPFRIVGGHTDSPNLRVKQHPDLQSAGWQMVGLEPYGGAWLNSWLDRDLGISGRLSVRDGNTAREVLVKVDEPILRVPQLAIHLSEDRKGVTLDPQRHVNAIWGVGNSPQSFIAYVAEREGVDPHSVLGWELMTHDLAPSAVVGVESELVSAPRLDNQGTCYAGTQALLAAVDNPTAVTPVLALFDHEEVGSMSDRGAFSDLLNTVLERIVLGRGGGREEFLRTMAGSICASGDMAHATHPNYPDRHEPAHRIELGGGPVLKVNQNLRYATDSAGAGAFALACDQAGVPMQRYVHRADLPCGSTIGPITASRTGLSTVDVGAAQLAMHSSRELMGAADVKAYADALAAFLAPA